The following nucleotide sequence is from Psychroserpens sp. Hel_I_66.
AATACTTGCAATTGATGTAACAAAGACAAACGTTACCGGTACACAATGGAAGGACTTAGCCACCCATTTGGGAGTTACTATTGGAGATCTTATTGATAAGGAACATCCTGCTTTTGTTAAAAATTATGACACAGATACTAGTCTTGACGAAAATGGCTGGATCAAGGTTTTAAACAATAATCCCGAAGTTCTAAATTACCCAATAATGATATTGGGAGAGAAGCATTATCAAATTGAAAATCCGTCTGATATTGAAAAACTTCTAGAAACAAACAGTAAAGGGATTGACGAAAAGAAACACATATAATCGCCTTTTATCATAAAAGATAAACTTTAACTTATAAATGTTTAATTTAGAGTTTTAAAACAATTTTCAATTACATGGCCAAGTCTATTAAAATAAGTGATGTCACCGCTCATGGCATCATGACTTCAATATCCAAACAACTTAACATAGACTATACCAATGAAGGTGATGATTATTGTATAGAAATTGATGATAGTTTAGGTAAGGGGTATTTTAGGGGCATTCAGTTTTCACATGGACTTTCGGTAATTGAGTCCAGTTTGATTCCAACGAAAAAAACCAGTTTAGAATTTGAAAATCAAGATATTAACTTATTACAATTATTATTTAATGTTGACTCTGCATTGACACATCACGTTTCCGAAGATAAAGAAAAACATAATATTAGTAAGCTACAGTATTGTATGTTCTCTAATGATATTACAAACAACCATCT
It contains:
- a CDS encoding arsenate reductase family protein produces the protein MIKLYYSSESSVGKQSLGYVDASSKEILAIDVTKTNVTGTQWKDLATHLGVTIGDLIDKEHPAFVKNYDTDTSLDENGWIKVLNNNPEVLNYPIMILGEKHYQIENPSDIEKLLETNSKGIDEKKHI